A single Pogoniulus pusillus isolate bPogPus1 chromosome 27, bPogPus1.pri, whole genome shotgun sequence DNA region contains:
- the TTC19 gene encoding tetratricopeptide repeat protein 19, mitochondrial, with the protein MKGELEKADQLLHQALRLSHQSENTKAIVYTYSMMANVAFMQGQLENAEKLYKATMSYLLAGDTKEDDNAILEMSLKLASIYAAQKQDKLALAGYQFCILTLEEKVAKQKDLPEDVLPAEEKANTQLLLGMSLDSYARYLQSISRLPTAQKMYEKALQISTDVQGETHPQTVVLMNDLATVLDAQGHYDEAHSYVKRAAELAKETQHPEEHMVLNNLAAILMHKEDFLQAKQVYKEALKQAQQKGDAASVQHIQQELSELAKRRKASK; encoded by the exons ATGAAGGGCGAGCTGGAAAAGGCCGATCAGCTCCTGCATCAAGCCCTGCGGCTGTCGCACCAGTCGGAGAACACGAAAGCTATCGTCTACACCTACAGTATG ATGGCAAACGTGGCCTTCATGCAGGGACAGCTAGAAAAT GCAGAAAAGCTCTACAAGGCAACTATGAGCTATTTGCTTGCAGGGGACACAAAGGAG GATGACAATGCGATCCTTGAGATGTCCCTCAAGCTGGCCAGTATCTATGCTGCTCAGAAACA GGACAAATTAGCCCTGGCTGGCTACCAGTTCTGCATTCTGACCTTAGAGGAGAAGGTTGCCAAGCAAAAGGACTTGCCTGAGGATGTCTTACCAG CTGAAGAAAAGGCCAACACCCAACTCTTGCTTGGAATGAGCCTAGACTCCTATGCTCGCTATCTCCAAAGCATCAGCCGGCTCCCCACGGCCCAGAAAATGTatgagaaggctctgcagaTATCAACTGATGTGCAGGGAGAGACTCATCCACAG ACTGTGGTCCTGATGAATGACTTGGCAACTGTGCTGGATGCTCAGGGGCACTATGACGAGGCTCACTCCTACGTgaagagagcagctgagctggcaaaAGAGACTCAGCATCCTGAGGAGCACATGGTGCTGAACAACCTGGCAGCAATTCTGATGCACAAAG AAGACTTCCTACAAGCAAAACAAGTGTACAAAGAAGCTCTCAAGCAGGCACAACAGAAAGGAGATGCTGCTTCTGTCCAGCACATCCAGCAAGAACTGTCTGAGCTGGCCAAGAGGAGAAAGGCCTCCAAGTAA